CTGATCTAAACCCGGGGCGCACTTTGACGCCCGCAGCCCGGTGGCTGCGGTAGGCAGCTGACCCTGATCGGCCTAGAATCAGTCCAATCAGGGTCAGCTCCACAAAGGACCGGTGTGCCATGGGAACGGTCGAAGTTTCAGGGATGCGCATCGCCTACCAGCGCGCGGGCCAAGGGCCTCCGCTCGTCCTGATCCACGGCGCCTATGAGGACAGCCGCATCTGGCGTCCGCAGTTGGACGGCCTCTCCGACGAGTTCACTGTCATCGCCTGGGACGCCCCGGGGTGCGGCCAATCCGATGATCCGCCACCGGAATTCTCCGCCGAGGACCTCGGTAACGTCATCGCGGGCTTCCTCCGGGCGGTGGCGCCGCGGAAACCGCATGTCCTTGGGCTGTCGTGGGGTTCCGGTGCGGCCCTGGAACTGTACAGGGGCCATCCGAACATGGCGGCCTCGCTGGTGCTGGCCTCCGCCTACGCCGGGTGGGCGGGTTCGCTGCCGCCGGAGGAGGTGGAACGTCGGAACGCCCAGGTCCTCGCCGAGCTCGACCAGCCACCCGGGCAGTTCATTCCCGTGTGGCTGCCCACCCTGTTCACCACGCGTGCCGATCCTGCCGTCGTCGACGAAACCAGTGCCATCATGGCCGATTTCCGTCCCGCCGGAATGCGCGCCATGCTGAGCGCGAGTGGCCATGCCGACTATCGTGACGTGCTGCCCACCATCACGGTTCCGACGCTGCTGCTGTACGGCGCGGAAGACGTGCGGGCACCGTTGACAGTCGCATCGGAGATGCACCGCCAGATTCCCGGTTCAGAGCTGGTGGTGATTCCCGACGTCGGACATATGGTCGCTGCCGAAACGCCGGAGGCGTTCAACGCGGAGGTCCGTCGGTTCCTGCACAGCATCGGTGATTGAGCTTGTTGGAGCCCGTAATCAGAGCCGGAATCAGAACCGTGTGGGATCCGGGTTTGGCGGTGGACCCGGCGGCGGGACAGGGCCGGGGTCCGGAATCGGCAGCGGCCCCGGCCCTGGCGACGGTTCGGGCGCGGGTCCGGGCGGGCGCGGCTCCGTGGGGTCCGGCCTGTTGGGCGGAAACGGATTGTCCGGGTCCGGCGGCCCGGTGGGTCCCGGGTCCGGAGGGAACGGATCCGGCTCGGGTAGCGGTGGAATTGTCATGATTAACTCCTTGCCTAGTGGTCGATTGATTCAGTGGTCAGATAGCTTCAGTGGTCAGATTGCGCTGGTGTGTTGGCTCAAGTGTTGTGTTGCCGGCGAAAAACCTTCAGTTCCCAAGGGCGCAGCGTGATTTCGGCGTGTGTCCCGGTGGCTTCGAGCGGGTAGTTTCCCAGGACCAGCTCTGCCGGGTAGTGCCCCAGTTCCGGCTCAGCGGCACCGGCCTCGTCATCACCCCAGCCCCCGCCGTCGAGCGCCACAGTCCGGTCCTGTCCGGAGAAGTTGCCCAGCACCAGAAGCTGTACGCCGGGCGCCGCAGCCGAACTGGCCGCGGTGGCGGCAGCGGACAGTGACCGCCGGAACGCATACACGTGTTCGTCGTCGGGCAGCAGCATGGTGAAGTCGCCTTCCGCCACGACCGGCTCGGAATGCCGCAGGGCGATGACCTGGCGGTAGAAGCTGAACACCGAATCCGGGTTGTCCTCCTGCTCTGCCGCATTGATGTGGCTGGTGTTGGGGTTGACGGCAATCCACGGTGATCCCGTGGTGAAACCTCCGTGCCGGCTGGCGTCCCACTGGACCGGCGTGCGGGCGTTGTCCCGGTTCAGGGGCGCCAGTGCCGCCAGGACTTCGGCGTCGGTGTGGCCCAGATGTGTGGTGGCTTCGCGGTGGTGGTTAAGCACTTCGATGTCGCGGTAGTCGCTGATGGCCCCGAAGCTCATGTTGGTCATGCCCAGCTCTTCGCCCTGGTAGACGTACGGCGTGCCCCGGTGCAGGTGCAGGATCCCGGCCAGCATCTTGGCGGACAGCTCGCGGTAGTGCCCGTCGTCGCCGAAGCGGGACACGGCACGGGCCTGGTCGTGGTTGCCCCAGTAAAGGCTGTTCCAGCCACGCTCAGCCAGCGCGTCCTGCCAGCGGCCCAGGGACCGCTTCAGGTCCGTGAGCCGCAGTTTCCTGGGCCGCCACTTGTTGCCGTCCTCCTGGTCCAGCGCCACGTGCTCGAACTGGAACACCATGTCCACTTCGCGCCGCGCGGGGTCGGTGAACAGGACGGCGTCATCCACGGTGACGCCGGGCATCTCGCCCACGGTGAGCAGTGGCTTGTCCCGGCCGGCGAAGACTTCCAGGTGCATCTCGTGCAGGAACTCATGGATCCGCGGCCCGGACATGAAGTGCAGGCTGCCGTCGCCGAATAGCTTTCCGTCAGCCCGCGGCCCGTCCGGCAGTGCGGTGTCCTTGGAGATGAAGTTGATGACGTCCATGCGGAAACCGTCCACGCCGCGGTCCAGCCACCAGTTCATCATCTCGTAGACGGCCGCGCGGACCTCCGGGCTTTCCCAGTTCAGGTCCGGCTGCTTCCGGGAGAACAGGTGAAGGTAGTACTCGCCCGTGGCCTGGTCGAATTCCCAGGCCGGCCCGGAGAATGCGGAGCCCCAGTTGTTCGGCTCTGCGGGGGTGTCGGTTTCCGGATGTTCCCTGGGTGTCCGCCACCAGTACCAGTCGCGCTTGGGATTGTCCTTGGAGGAGCGCGATTCGACGAACCACGGATGCTCGTCCGAGGTGTGGTTGACCACGAGGTCCATCACGAGTTTCATGCCCCGCGAGTGGAGCCCGTCCGTCAGTTTCTGCAGGTCGGCGAGGGTGCCGAAGATGGGGTCGACGTCGCGGTAGTTGCTGATGTCGTAACCGTTGTCGTCCTGCGGGGACGTGTAGATGGGGGAGAGCCAGACGACGTCGACCCCCAGTTTCTTGAGGTAATCCAGCTTGCTGATGATCCCGGGCAGGTCCCCGATGCCATCGTCGTCGGAGTCCGCGAAGCTGCGCGGATAGATCTGGTAGACCACCGCTTTCCGGAACCAGCCGGGATCTGTGGTCACCTCGTCGTCGGCGTCCGCGTCAACACTGACAGGGGGTTCCGTTACGGGGTCCACGTGGGTGGTCATGGCCTGGTCTCCTCAGTTGCTTGCGGCTGGTCTGATGGTGGGGCTCGCTTCGATTATTGTTCAGATCCGCCGGACACGAAAGGCCTTCCACAAGGCCTTCGGCGCGCCCATAACATTTAGACATCGTTTGGATTTATTGCTGGAGCGGGAGTTGGCGCAGGTCCACAATTGAGGGACTATTCGCGGTCTCATGAATTTCAGGAGAACAGATGAACCGCTCAGCACCCACGGCCATCGCAGTCCCGGGCGCCCTGTGCCTCGCATTCCTGCTGGTAGCCTGCGGTCCGCCGGCGTCGTCACCGCCGACGACCTCCCCGGCAGCCCCCTCCACGGCCACCGCTACGGCAACCCCCACCTCCACTGCTACGGCAACCACAACCGCCTCCGCGACGGACTCCCCGGAACCCGAAGCCGGCTGGAAGTCCTACACCACGGCGGACGGCCTGATGTTTGATCATCCGGCCGACTGGAAGATCACGGATCCCGCCGGTGAAGCTGCCCCCGGAGGAGTGTTCGTGAACATCACCAACGCCAACGGGAAGAACCTGGCCACCCTGAGGACGAACATGGTCACGGGTTCCGAATGCACGGAGAAGCAGCCGTTCGGTGTCTATGAATCCGAACCTCTTCCGGCGCTGGAACAGAGCGGTACCGTGCCGCGGTACACCTTCGAGACCAGGACGGATACCACCGCAACGGATCCGAAGCTAATGACCCTGTTCGCCTACGGGATCACCTCGGCGCCGGAACCGAGCGGGGCCGAAGCCTGCCCGATCTTCCATTTCTTCACCTGGCCGCCCAGCGGGGCGATGTTCGGCGGCGTTTACGATCCCTTCGACACCACACCCGGCAACGAGATGCACGTGGATACCCCGGAGGCCTACATGGGGACGCAGGAGTACAAGAACATCAAGAAGATGATCACGTCGCTGAAGCCTGCTTCGTAGACCAGCCGGAAGCGTTGCGCGCCGCGGGGCAACCCCGCGGTGCGCAACAGTTTGGCGGCAATTTTGCCCGCCCCGCGCCAGCCTCGACCGGCGGCGCCACAATTAATCCCTCAGCTGTATGAGGAGGATTGCATGCGCCGATCAACGAAGCCCGGCTATGAATCACTTGGATCAGCACATTCGGGCGCCGCAGCAACTGCCGCAGCCTGCCTTGCTGTACTTTTGGCAGCCTGCGGACCGCCAACAGCCCCTCCCGGCGGGCGGTCGGCAACCGCCACATCGTCCGGCACGACGGCGAGCGGCACCCCAAGGGGGCGGCGAACGGAACGGAGGCACCTCCCACCGCGACGGCGGGAGCAACGGCGTCGGGCACGCCCACAGGGACGCCGAGCGGATCTGCCACGTCCGGGACGTCGCCGAGTGAACTGCCGTCCCCGACGGCGTCCGGCTGGAAGACGTTCACGACGGCGGACGGTGACCTGACGTTCGACTACCCGGGCGACTGGACCATCGAGGAGACAGGCACCCTGGCATGTCCTATTTTCCTGCTGTTCAGGTGGCCGCCCAGCGGGGCGATGTTCGGGGCGGGCTACGACCCCGCGATCAATGCGACCCCCGGGGATGCTTCGCTGCCCTATCTGGAGAAGGCAAAGCTGTACGCCGAAACAGGTGAGTACCGGAATATCCGCCGGATGATCACTTCCCTGCGGCCTGCGAAGTAACCGGCCGGCAGGGCAGGGTGCCGGTCTGGTGCCTTTCGAGGCCATGCGGACGTTCCTTGACTGGCCGTGTGCGCCCGCGCAGACTCGAATCAGGACGCAGTCCGATCTGTCGGGGTTCTGATGTACGCACTGGGGAAGCAGCGGCTCGTAAGCGGTGCGAAGGCAATGGCATCCGCGCTGTTAGCCCTTTGTGTGGCGGCGGGTCGGGGCGCATGCACGCCGGTGCCGAACGGCGGGCCATCGCCGTCGGCCACCGTGTCGGCGTCGGTGTCGGTACGGCCGACGCCCGGCGACGGCGGCCCTGGCAGCACGCCGGGCGCGGGCCCGGTGCCCTCGACGCGCCCCACGTCAACACCCACTGAGCCGGGCGGCGGTCCCGAGCCTTCGCCGACGACGTACTACGTGACCGAAACCGAGCCGTTCCCCGAAGAAAGCTCCCCTCCGCCGGGTCCCACGTCCACCGCCTTTCCTACGTCCACTCCTACGTCCACCGCCTTCGAGCGGGCAAAGCGTGCGAAGGAAATCCTCGAAACCTGTCTCAAAGGCGAACTGACGTTCCGGCCGCCGTCGCCGATG
This genomic window from Arthrobacter sp. 24S4-2 contains:
- a CDS encoding alpha-glucosidase — its product is MTTHVDPVTEPPVSVDADADDEVTTDPGWFRKAVVYQIYPRSFADSDDDGIGDLPGIISKLDYLKKLGVDVVWLSPIYTSPQDDNGYDISNYRDVDPIFGTLADLQKLTDGLHSRGMKLVMDLVVNHTSDEHPWFVESRSSKDNPKRDWYWWRTPREHPETDTPAEPNNWGSAFSGPAWEFDQATGEYYLHLFSRKQPDLNWESPEVRAAVYEMMNWWLDRGVDGFRMDVINFISKDTALPDGPRADGKLFGDGSLHFMSGPRIHEFLHEMHLEVFAGRDKPLLTVGEMPGVTVDDAVLFTDPARREVDMVFQFEHVALDQEDGNKWRPRKLRLTDLKRSLGRWQDALAERGWNSLYWGNHDQARAVSRFGDDGHYRELSAKMLAGILHLHRGTPYVYQGEELGMTNMSFGAISDYRDIEVLNHHREATTHLGHTDAEVLAALAPLNRDNARTPVQWDASRHGGFTTGSPWIAVNPNTSHINAAEQEDNPDSVFSFYRQVIALRHSEPVVAEGDFTMLLPDDEHVYAFRRSLSAAATAASSAAAPGVQLLVLGNFSGQDRTVALDGGGWGDDEAGAAEPELGHYPAELVLGNYPLEATGTHAEITLRPWELKVFRRQHNT
- a CDS encoding alpha/beta fold hydrolase, with the translated sequence MGTVEVSGMRIAYQRAGQGPPLVLIHGAYEDSRIWRPQLDGLSDEFTVIAWDAPGCGQSDDPPPEFSAEDLGNVIAGFLRAVAPRKPHVLGLSWGSGAALELYRGHPNMAASLVLASAYAGWAGSLPPEEVERRNAQVLAELDQPPGQFIPVWLPTLFTTRADPAVVDETSAIMADFRPAGMRAMLSASGHADYRDVLPTITVPTLLLYGAEDVRAPLTVASEMHRQIPGSELVVIPDVGHMVAAETPEAFNAEVRRFLHSIGD